A window of the Henckelia pumila isolate YLH828 chromosome 3, ASM3356847v2, whole genome shotgun sequence genome harbors these coding sequences:
- the LOC140893539 gene encoding major pollen allergen Ole e 10-like translates to MAKKIWLLLKFLHCFLMFGVNAPAAAAAAAARVQEKAEASVPVTTLSPPEGNTTFLGGTTWCVARPGVSPVDLQSALDWACGGGRADCGPIQGGGPCFSPNSLLSHASYAFNSYYQQNGNSDIACYFGGTATLTPSNPSYDKCVFETSRSVQSKATSIKKEAERYWWKLEVILLYVFMFKKWS, encoded by the exons ATGGCCAAAAAGATTTGgcttcttctcaaatttctccaCTGTTTTCTGA tgTTCGGGGTGAATGCaccggcggcggcggcggcggcggcggcgcggGTACAAGAAAAGGCTGAAGCCTCTGTTCCGGTGACGACTCTGTCTCCGCCGGAAGGGAACACGACATTTCTCGGCGGCACGACGTGGTGCGTGGCCCGGCCCGGCGTGTCCCCCGTGGATCTGCAGAGCGCTCTGGATTGGGCCTGCGGCGGCGGCAGGGCGGACTGCGGTCCCATCCAAGGCGGCGGGCCGTGTTTCAGCCCGAACTCGCTGCTTTCGCATGCATCTTATGCCTTCAACAGCTACTACCAGCAGAATGGCAACTCTGATATTGCTTGCTATTTTGGTGGCACTGCTACTTTGACTCCAAGCAATCCTA GTTATGACAAATGCGTTTTCGAGACTTCGCG ATCTGTACAGTCAAAGGCGACTTCCATCAAGAAGGAAGCAGAAAGGTATTGGTGGAAGCTTGAAGTAATTCTTCTGTACGTTTTTATGTTCAAGAAATGGTCTTAA
- the LOC140891101 gene encoding cytochrome b6-f complex iron-sulfur subunit 1, chloroplastic, which produces MSKKTPYLQKLVVVISSYLHTNTNSTFFRSTPMASTSTALSPVTTSQLCSSKNGLSSLSQVALIRNGNGAVGRKGTQRMKVSCMATSIPADRVPDMGKRQLMNLLLLGAISLPSVGMLVPYTYFFVPPGSGGAGGGVVAKDALGNDVIASEWIKTHGPGDRTLTQGLRGDPTYLVVEKDKTLATYGINAVCTHLGCVVPWNQAENKFICPCHGSQYNNQGRVVRGPAPLSLALVHADVDDGKVLFVPWVETDFRTGEDPWWA; this is translated from the exons ATGTCCAAGAAAACACCTTATCTCCAGAAGCTTGTGGTGGTGATATCTTCATACCTCCACACAAATACCAATTCCACCTTCTTTCGTTCCACTCCCATGGCTTCCACAAGCACTGCTCTGTCCCCAGTCACCACATCTCAG TTGTGCTCGAGCAAGAATGGGTTAAGTTCGCTTTCGCAGGTGGCGCTCATCAGAAATGGAAATGGCGCTGTTGGGAGGAAGGGTACTCAGCGGATGAAGGTCTCGTGCATGGCCACCAGCATTCCTGCAGATCGAGTGCCCGACATGGGAAAGAGGCAGCTAATGAATCTGCTGCTTCTGGGCGCTATTTCGTTGCCCTCTGTCGGGATGCTGGTGCCATATACTTACTTCTTTGTTCCACCAGG GTCTGGAGGTGCTGGTGGTGGTGTTGTTGCCAAGGATGCGTTAGGCAACGACGTTATCGCATCTGAATGGATCAAGACCCATGGTCCTGGTGATCGTACTCTCACGCAGGGATTGAGG GGCGACCCTACATACCTCGTTGTGGAGAAGGACAAAACACTTGCGACTTATGGCATAAATGCTGTGTGTACCCACCTTGGTTGTGTCGTGCCATGGAACCAGGCTGAGAACAAGTTCATCTGCCCTTGCCATGGATCCCAATACAACAATCAAGGAAGAGTTGTTAGGGGACCAGCTCCTTTG TCGTTGGCCTTGGTTCATGCTGATGTTGATGACGGGAAGGTATTGTTTGTTCCATGGGTCGAAACAGATTTTAGAACTGGCGAAGATCCATGGTGGGCATAA